Proteins encoded together in one uncultured Desulfosarcina sp. window:
- a CDS encoding serine/threonine-protein kinase encodes MKYGRYEVVKELGRGTMGVVYQAHDPQIDRMVALKVLRPDRVVSQDFVLRFLREAKAIGRISHPNIVTVYDVGQDHGTIYIAMEFLEGRPLNEVIKGQTLAPDEAVRMCTELAEALGYAHGKGITHRDIKPSNIILTPDNRTKLTDFGIARIEDPDAAQQTQAGDILGTPVYMAPEQVMGQKADGRTDLYALGVILYEMVVGRRPFGGGNIAAIFRSITHEPPEDPMKAGTFHHRKLADLILKSLSKEPGRRFQTGREMAAALKTCLDAGEHPFPEPTVPVEKPARFKKAVIAAAVLCVCLAAGAIGYKMMQKPGIDAASTVGAELPPASSLLDVASTPSGAQVFVDSAFKGTTPVNIPLHPGSYEIRLNLPGYYEWEAQLQIGEDQPAPLDVRLVSID; translated from the coding sequence ATGAAATACGGACGCTACGAAGTCGTCAAAGAACTCGGGCGCGGCACCATGGGCGTCGTCTATCAGGCCCATGACCCCCAGATCGACCGCATGGTGGCCCTGAAAGTGCTGCGGCCGGATCGCGTCGTCAGCCAGGACTTCGTCCTTCGGTTTCTTCGGGAAGCCAAGGCCATCGGGCGGATTTCCCACCCCAATATCGTAACCGTTTACGACGTGGGCCAGGATCATGGCACGATCTACATCGCCATGGAATTTCTCGAAGGCCGGCCGCTCAATGAAGTGATCAAGGGTCAGACGCTGGCGCCCGATGAAGCGGTGCGGATGTGCACCGAGTTGGCCGAAGCCCTGGGGTACGCCCACGGCAAAGGAATCACCCATCGGGACATCAAGCCCTCCAATATCATTCTTACCCCGGACAACCGGACCAAGTTGACCGATTTCGGAATCGCACGTATCGAGGACCCTGATGCGGCCCAGCAAACACAGGCGGGCGACATCCTGGGCACGCCGGTGTATATGGCTCCCGAGCAGGTCATGGGCCAGAAAGCCGACGGCCGGACGGACCTGTACGCGCTGGGGGTGATTCTTTACGAGATGGTTGTCGGACGGCGTCCCTTCGGCGGAGGGAATATCGCCGCCATTTTCCGGTCCATTACCCATGAGCCACCGGAAGATCCGATGAAAGCGGGGACCTTCCATCATCGAAAGCTGGCCGACCTGATTTTAAAGAGCCTTTCGAAGGAGCCCGGCCGCCGTTTCCAGACCGGCCGGGAGATGGCTGCAGCCTTAAAAACCTGCCTGGATGCAGGTGAGCATCCTTTCCCGGAACCGACGGTCCCTGTCGAAAAGCCGGCGCGCTTCAAAAAAGCGGTCATCGCCGCAGCGGTTCTGTGTGTCTGCCTGGCTGCCGGTGCCATCGGCTACAAAATGATGCAAAAACCTGGCATAGATGCCGCTTCGACCGTCGGCGCCGAATTGCCGCCGGCATCGTCGTTATTGGATGTCGCCAGCACACCAAGCGGCGCCCAGGTGTTTGTGGATTCGGCGTTCAAGGGAACCACCCCGGTGAATATCCCATTGCATCCGGGAAGCTACGAAATTCGATTGAATCTGCCGGGTTACTACGAATGGGAGGCCCAGCTTCAGATCGGGGAAGATCAACCCGCACCGCTGGATGTGCGGCTGGTTTCCATCGATTGA
- a CDS encoding protein kinase: MAGSEKATTTMMWMKQLSTTTINSVSSKMKAFMSGPPLKRHIVLGVAVWLVANLFVFFAMQSKIETAQKTFYNKGVDMALGLADKSGSLILSTDLLSLNLAVREVMENPEIRFAAVLDHQDKVLAHSNPALINRQLAPVEDETLVDTVNGVSIASGKLNAETPVVVFKNKVTFSGVKIGKVVVGWGAKTLAGKVKSYRTSILLFLLFSAVLTAGILFLLERTLQKRKAEREKAMEGMTRIGPYLLTRKIAQGGMAELFLADYLREDGFRKTVAVKRVLPHLADNRDFIDMFIREARLAALLQHPNVVQIADFGKIQNAYFIAMEYVDGKNLAEIMGALKKGLAVDMAVFLILKISNALHYSHTRKDDKTGKPLNIVHRDISPQNILISLNGEVKLSDFGISKAASEPSLTQAGVIKGKLSYLSPEQAMGQEVNHQIDIYALGLVFYEILSGSRLYRFTNDIEAIRTIPKMTIPPIITRRPDIPQGLNDIVMKSLEKSTVKRYQTAQELHEDLLKLKNHLGITYDTSDLALFMRANFEEKETTETPA, from the coding sequence ATGGCCGGAAGCGAAAAAGCGACAACCACCATGATGTGGATGAAGCAGTTGTCGACCACAACCATCAACTCCGTTTCCAGCAAGATGAAAGCATTTATGTCAGGACCGCCACTCAAGCGTCATATCGTTCTGGGCGTCGCCGTCTGGCTTGTCGCCAATCTGTTCGTCTTTTTCGCCATGCAGAGCAAAATCGAAACGGCCCAGAAAACATTTTACAACAAGGGCGTCGATATGGCGCTCGGTCTGGCCGACAAAAGCGGATCGCTGATTCTCTCCACCGATCTTTTGTCCCTGAACCTGGCCGTTCGGGAGGTCATGGAGAACCCGGAAATCCGATTCGCCGCGGTTTTGGACCATCAGGACAAAGTCCTGGCCCATTCCAATCCGGCTTTAATCAACCGGCAATTGGCGCCCGTGGAAGACGAGACCCTTGTCGATACGGTCAACGGTGTCAGCATCGCTTCAGGAAAACTGAACGCCGAGACGCCGGTGGTGGTATTTAAAAACAAGGTCACCTTTTCCGGGGTCAAGATCGGGAAGGTCGTCGTCGGTTGGGGGGCTAAAACCCTTGCGGGGAAAGTGAAGTCCTATCGCACGAGCATTTTGCTGTTTCTGCTTTTCAGTGCGGTGCTCACCGCCGGCATTCTTTTCCTGCTGGAGCGAACGCTTCAAAAGAGAAAGGCCGAGAGAGAAAAGGCCATGGAGGGGATGACGCGCATCGGTCCCTACCTGCTGACCCGGAAGATCGCCCAGGGAGGCATGGCCGAACTTTTTCTGGCCGACTACCTTAGAGAAGACGGCTTTCGCAAGACGGTGGCCGTCAAGCGGGTGCTCCCCCATTTGGCGGACAACCGCGACTTTATCGACATGTTCATCAGAGAGGCCCGCCTGGCCGCCCTTTTACAGCATCCCAATGTGGTCCAGATTGCAGATTTCGGCAAAATCCAGAATGCCTACTTCATCGCCATGGAATACGTGGACGGCAAAAATCTTGCCGAAATCATGGGGGCACTGAAAAAGGGGCTGGCCGTGGACATGGCGGTATTCCTCATTTTAAAGATCAGCAATGCCCTGCATTACTCTCATACCCGCAAGGACGATAAAACCGGAAAACCGCTGAACATCGTCCATCGGGACATCAGCCCCCAGAATATTCTGATTTCCCTCAACGGAGAGGTCAAACTCAGCGACTTCGGGATATCCAAAGCCGCATCCGAGCCTTCTCTCACCCAGGCCGGCGTGATCAAAGGGAAGCTTTCCTATCTTTCCCCGGAACAGGCCATGGGGCAAGAAGTGAATCATCAGATCGACATCTATGCTCTCGGTCTGGTGTTCTATGAAATTCTCTCCGGCAGCCGCCTTTACCGCTTCACCAACGATATCGAAGCCATTCGCACCATTCCGAAGATGACCATTCCGCCGATTATCACCCGGCGACCGGACATCCCCCAGGGACTGAACGATATCGTGATGAAGAGTCTCGAAAAATCGACGGTCAAACGCTACCAGACTGCGCAGGAACTGCACGAAGATCTGTTGAAACTGAAAAACCACCTGGGGATTACCTACGATACTTCGGACCTGGCATTGTTCATGCGGGCCAATTTTGAAGAGAAGGAAACAACGGAAACTCCGGCCTGA
- a CDS encoding Stp1/IreP family PP2C-type Ser/Thr phosphatase, whose amino-acid sequence MPTIIYHGATDMGNVRSNNEDVFYISEDCHYCLVADGMGGAAAGEVASRIFAETAKAVFAGHDGASEENTIARVQTTFKLANDKILKHVERNPNDKGMGCTAELLAFANDTFIVGHVGDSRTYRMRNNALKQLTKDHSLVQEQLDQGLITPEEARHHAMRNVILRAVGVNDTVALDILKGRQRPGDLFLLCSDGLTDMVPESDILSVLTGEKALDEKSEALIRLAKQAGGKDNVTVALSAIN is encoded by the coding sequence TTGCCGACGATCATTTACCACGGGGCCACGGACATGGGCAATGTCCGCAGCAACAACGAAGACGTTTTTTATATTAGCGAGGATTGTCATTATTGCCTGGTGGCCGACGGCATGGGAGGGGCCGCCGCCGGCGAAGTCGCCAGCCGCATTTTTGCGGAGACGGCCAAGGCGGTTTTTGCCGGCCATGACGGGGCGTCCGAGGAAAACACCATCGCCCGCGTGCAGACCACCTTCAAACTGGCCAACGACAAAATCCTCAAACACGTCGAACGCAATCCCAATGACAAAGGGATGGGCTGCACCGCCGAATTGCTGGCATTCGCCAACGATACGTTCATCGTCGGACATGTGGGGGATTCAAGAACCTACCGGATGCGCAACAACGCCCTGAAACAATTGACCAAGGACCATTCGCTTGTTCAGGAGCAGCTGGATCAGGGTCTGATCACCCCCGAAGAGGCCCGGCACCACGCCATGCGCAATGTGATTTTAAGAGCCGTGGGCGTCAACGATACTGTCGCTTTGGACATCCTGAAGGGAAGGCAGCGGCCGGGGGACCTGTTTTTGCTGTGCAGCGACGGTCTTACCGACATGGTTCCGGAATCGGACATTTTGTCGGTGTTGACCGGCGAAAAAGCCCTGGACGAAAAATCGGAGGCGCTGATCCGACTGGCCAAGCAGGCCGGCGGAAAAGATAACGTTACCGTGGCGCTGTCCGCAATCAACTGA
- a CDS encoding tetratricopeptide repeat protein: MKRQDWINIVLIYGLIGLAGCAWQGTRIGGTAPARMDERPVNAYYLFSEAHLNLKKGQVDQAIAIMQQAQALDPESIYLKRELAGMWLMKKDTPKAIELLDEILSSHPDDIETLLLAGRVHQNLRNSQKAMDAYSRVLALDPTQQDVYLVLGGMYMDQQRWEEAQTVYRQLVEHFPGSYAGYFFLGRISSINGDARVAETYYEKTLELEPDLVESRFELGGLYESEKKFKKATAVYEEILKRNPNNTQAKMALGHVLYRRGFKKKAARIFSELGRMSLEDKEIVRILVRQYIDAQDYEAAIVIIRGLIKGAPENSDLKYLAGVSLDGMDEKEAAIEQLKQVASDSHFFQNAAVHAALLYQEMEKLPDAIDFLLETIRKDPDNPEFRLYLGSFYEQAEAYEKAEKALKEGLAIDPENPRLFFRLGVVYDKWGKKDASIATMKKVLQVEPDNANALNYLGYTYADMGIHLDEAERLIRKALEHKPGDGYITDSLAWVYFKRGQYDKALPLLEEAVRLVPDDPIVREHLGDVYSKLGMVSQALESYRRSIENGHTEKALVEKKIQLLNP; this comes from the coding sequence ATGAAAAGACAGGATTGGATCAACATCGTATTGATATATGGCCTTATCGGCCTTGCCGGCTGTGCCTGGCAGGGCACCCGCATTGGCGGGACTGCACCCGCGCGGATGGACGAGCGGCCGGTCAACGCCTATTATCTGTTTTCCGAAGCCCATCTCAACCTTAAAAAAGGACAGGTCGATCAGGCCATCGCCATCATGCAACAGGCCCAGGCCCTGGATCCGGAGTCGATCTATCTCAAGCGCGAACTGGCCGGCATGTGGCTGATGAAAAAAGACACCCCGAAAGCCATCGAACTGCTGGATGAGATTTTGAGCAGCCATCCGGATGACATCGAAACCCTGCTTCTGGCCGGACGCGTCCACCAGAACTTGAGAAACTCGCAAAAAGCCATGGACGCCTATTCGCGGGTGCTGGCCCTGGACCCCACCCAACAGGATGTCTATCTGGTACTGGGCGGCATGTATATGGACCAGCAGCGCTGGGAGGAAGCCCAAACCGTTTACCGGCAACTGGTCGAACATTTCCCTGGATCCTATGCCGGCTATTTTTTCCTCGGACGCATCAGTTCCATCAACGGCGACGCCCGGGTAGCCGAAACGTATTATGAAAAGACCCTGGAACTCGAGCCCGATCTCGTAGAATCGCGCTTCGAACTGGGGGGGCTGTACGAATCGGAGAAAAAGTTCAAGAAGGCCACCGCCGTATACGAAGAAATTCTTAAAAGAAACCCGAACAACACGCAGGCAAAAATGGCGCTCGGCCATGTCCTTTATCGCCGGGGATTCAAGAAAAAGGCCGCCAGGATATTCTCCGAACTGGGCCGCATGAGCCTGGAAGATAAGGAGATCGTTCGCATCCTGGTCCGGCAATACATCGACGCTCAGGATTACGAGGCCGCCATCGTCATCATCCGGGGACTTATCAAAGGGGCGCCGGAGAATTCGGACCTCAAATATCTGGCCGGCGTATCCCTGGACGGGATGGACGAAAAAGAAGCCGCCATCGAGCAATTGAAACAGGTCGCGTCCGATTCGCATTTCTTCCAGAATGCCGCCGTTCACGCGGCCCTGCTTTATCAGGAGATGGAAAAGCTTCCGGATGCCATCGACTTTCTGCTGGAAACCATCCGCAAGGATCCCGACAACCCGGAATTCAGACTGTATCTGGGCTCTTTTTACGAACAGGCCGAAGCGTATGAAAAAGCCGAAAAGGCCTTGAAAGAAGGGCTTGCCATCGACCCCGAGAACCCCCGGCTTTTTTTCCGGTTGGGTGTGGTCTATGATAAATGGGGCAAAAAAGACGCTTCCATCGCCACCATGAAAAAGGTGCTCCAGGTCGAACCCGACAACGCCAATGCCCTCAACTATCTCGGCTACACCTATGCGGATATGGGCATTCATCTGGATGAGGCCGAACGGCTGATTCGCAAAGCCCTGGAACACAAGCCCGGCGACGGGTATATCACGGACTCTCTGGCGTGGGTGTACTTCAAGCGCGGTCAATACGACAAGGCCTTGCCGCTTCTGGAAGAAGCGGTCCGCCTGGTGCCCGACGACCCCATTGTCAGGGAGCATCTGGGCGATGTCTACAGCAAGCTTGGCATGGTATCACAGGCATTGGAAAGCTATCGCCGGTCCATTGAAAACGGCCACACCGAAAAGGCGCTGGTGGAAAAGAAAATTCAATTGCTGAACCCATGA
- a CDS encoding response regulator: protein MAYKILTVDDSKTIRMIVKKAFKPYNCELFEGENGVEGLAIAAKEMPDLIILDITMPVMTGIEMLGKLKAESALKDIPVIMLTAESGKENVMQIVKMGVKDYIVKPFKGEQLIERAKNILKLRPVE, encoded by the coding sequence ATGGCCTATAAGATCCTTACGGTTGACGACAGTAAAACCATTCGGATGATCGTCAAGAAGGCTTTTAAACCATACAACTGCGAACTTTTCGAAGGTGAGAACGGTGTGGAAGGCCTGGCCATTGCAGCCAAGGAAATGCCGGACCTGATCATCCTGGATATTACCATGCCGGTGATGACGGGCATCGAAATGCTGGGCAAGCTCAAGGCGGAGAGCGCCTTGAAAGACATTCCCGTAATCATGCTCACCGCCGAATCGGGCAAAGAAAACGTCATGCAGATCGTTAAAATGGGCGTCAAGGATTACATCGTCAAACCGTTCAAGGGCGAGCAGCTCATCGAGCGGGCCAAAAACATCCTCAAACTCAGGCCTGTGGAATAA
- a CDS encoding tetratricopeptide repeat protein, with amino-acid sequence MKVHRFLAGLSIAVIFVVGFAWTNALGALKTGSAVPVFTLKDVNGKAYPLSGNQTKPMTILYFFDPDSRPSIEGLLSLDQLVKQYRDADLTVWAITRSSKQKVDAFNQKTQALFPVLLDSAGVSAMYDAQRVLPTVCIIGPELKMLDYFQGGGKTTQVMLVRLAERNLQRKRPEIARAIGETVEKQDPGNAQARVVKGYAAMQEGKLDEAEQTFYKLSKEKGESAVLGKEGLAQVYEEKGQTAKSIEMAEQVAAKAQDRPLAHVIKGDQLYRQNKKEAAESEYRQGTQKQGGPPFQRAVAFNQLGRLYAQRGDLAKSRELYDQAVSIDPYFIEATSNKGLTYEQEGRWDKALEAYRQAEAIDKRDPFVRALSENALRMLMIQKDEMKKRELEVAVKKVVERYRQNRFETEPVDDPWTSRSTRLFFFDISESGGLSQRAGFGGLLKAYLERQLGGSGRILVVDNLIVKGVIDALELDKDALADNEILTRLSKAFQASLIVKGSVFQMPSGPLCNLKILSAQDGSAVEGIDYQFNAGIHMQQDLNQINRSLLVRIMEKYPLQAFVVEVTGNQVLLNLGTLQGVVEGTIFNVVEEKAPVTYKGKTFVPEPAMIAKVHVVRADSDFSYGHIKDQRRPIKADDKLREDLTSLLSAAPNSRVW; translated from the coding sequence ATGAAAGTTCACCGCTTTTTGGCAGGCTTATCCATAGCCGTCATCTTCGTCGTGGGATTTGCTTGGACAAACGCTCTGGGCGCTTTGAAGACAGGCAGCGCGGTACCGGTGTTCACCCTGAAGGACGTCAACGGCAAGGCCTACCCGCTGTCCGGTAACCAGACCAAGCCCATGACGATCCTCTATTTCTTCGATCCCGATTCCCGGCCCAGCATCGAGGGGCTTTTAAGCCTGGACCAATTGGTCAAGCAATACCGGGACGCCGATCTTACCGTCTGGGCCATCACCCGTTCCTCCAAACAAAAGGTCGACGCGTTCAATCAGAAAACCCAGGCGCTGTTCCCGGTCCTGCTGGATTCGGCCGGTGTCAGTGCCATGTACGACGCCCAGCGGGTTCTTCCCACGGTCTGCATCATCGGACCCGAATTGAAGATGCTCGACTATTTCCAGGGGGGCGGGAAAACCACTCAGGTCATGCTGGTCCGACTTGCCGAACGCAATCTGCAGCGCAAGCGGCCTGAAATTGCCCGGGCCATCGGCGAAACAGTGGAAAAGCAAGATCCAGGCAACGCCCAGGCTCGTGTCGTCAAAGGATATGCCGCCATGCAGGAAGGCAAACTGGACGAGGCCGAGCAGACCTTTTATAAACTCAGCAAGGAAAAAGGCGAAAGCGCCGTATTGGGCAAGGAGGGGTTGGCTCAGGTCTACGAAGAGAAAGGGCAAACCGCCAAGTCCATCGAAATGGCCGAACAGGTGGCCGCCAAGGCCCAGGACCGGCCCCTGGCGCATGTGATCAAAGGGGATCAACTGTATCGCCAGAACAAGAAAGAGGCCGCTGAATCCGAATACCGGCAGGGCACCCAGAAGCAGGGCGGACCGCCGTTTCAACGCGCCGTCGCCTTCAACCAACTGGGGCGCCTCTATGCCCAACGCGGCGACTTGGCCAAGTCCCGCGAATTGTACGACCAGGCGGTAAGCATCGACCCGTATTTCATCGAAGCCACGTCCAACAAGGGGCTGACCTACGAGCAGGAGGGCCGCTGGGACAAGGCCCTGGAAGCCTATCGCCAGGCCGAAGCCATCGACAAGAGAGATCCGTTCGTTCGCGCTCTTTCTGAAAATGCCCTGCGCATGTTGATGATCCAAAAGGACGAGATGAAAAAACGCGAGTTGGAGGTGGCGGTTAAAAAGGTGGTCGAGCGCTATCGGCAAAATCGTTTCGAGACCGAACCGGTCGACGATCCCTGGACCTCCCGATCCACCCGCTTGTTCTTTTTCGATATTTCCGAATCCGGGGGGCTTTCCCAGCGCGCCGGTTTCGGTGGTCTGCTCAAGGCCTACCTGGAAAGACAGTTGGGAGGCTCCGGCAGGATCCTGGTGGTCGACAATCTGATCGTCAAAGGGGTGATCGATGCACTGGAACTCGACAAGGACGCCCTGGCCGATAATGAAATTCTGACCCGTCTCAGCAAGGCTTTTCAGGCCTCGTTGATCGTCAAAGGGTCCGTTTTTCAGATGCCATCGGGGCCCTTGTGCAATCTGAAGATACTCTCCGCCCAGGACGGCAGCGCCGTCGAAGGGATCGATTATCAATTCAACGCCGGCATTCATATGCAGCAGGACCTGAACCAGATCAACCGCAGCCTGCTCGTTCGCATCATGGAGAAGTATCCCCTGCAGGCCTTCGTCGTGGAGGTTACCGGCAACCAGGTCCTGTTGAATCTGGGCACGCTTCAGGGCGTCGTGGAAGGTACGATTTTCAACGTGGTGGAAGAGAAGGCCCCGGTCACCTACAAGGGCAAAACCTTCGTTCCCGAACCCGCCATGATCGCCAAGGTGCATGTGGTTCGCGCCGACTCCGATTTCAGCTACGGCCATATCAAAGATCAACGCAGACCCATCAAGGCCGACGACAAGCTCCGAGAAGATCTGACTTCTCTGTTGTCGGCCGCACCAAACAGCCGGGTCTGGTAG
- a CDS encoding RNA polymerase factor sigma-32 produces MKKAKKKPAAGSAKKSKPQTQPKTSDKSLVKYDPLQRYLSEISRYSLLTREEEVALGKRVQEHGDQEAAYRLVTSNLRLVVKIALEFQRVWMQNLLDLIQEGNIGLMQAVKKFDPYKNVKFSYYASFWIKAYILKFIMDNWRLVKIGTTQGQRKLFFKLKKEKQKLIDEGFDPKPKLLSQRLGVSEREIVDMDQRLDGWDISLDAPLKEDSDTERIEFMSTEAESAEETVAKKEMESLLNEKIAAFRTQMTERELDIFDRRIFSDTPVTLQEIGDKYGISRERVRQVEKNVVKKMRDYFKKEIPDFETYTEGVS; encoded by the coding sequence ATGAAAAAAGCAAAGAAAAAACCGGCGGCTGGCTCGGCAAAGAAAAGCAAGCCGCAGACGCAGCCCAAGACCAGTGACAAATCCCTGGTCAAATACGATCCCCTGCAACGCTATCTTTCGGAGATCAGCAGATACAGCCTGTTGACCCGGGAAGAGGAAGTGGCTTTGGGCAAACGGGTTCAGGAGCACGGCGACCAGGAGGCCGCCTACCGCCTGGTGACGTCCAATTTGCGGCTGGTCGTAAAAATTGCATTGGAATTTCAACGGGTTTGGATGCAGAATTTACTGGATCTGATTCAAGAAGGCAATATCGGGCTCATGCAGGCGGTGAAAAAATTCGACCCGTATAAAAATGTCAAATTTTCCTACTACGCTTCTTTCTGGATCAAGGCCTACATCCTGAAATTCATCATGGATAATTGGCGACTGGTGAAAATCGGCACCACCCAGGGGCAGCGCAAGCTGTTTTTCAAGCTTAAAAAAGAAAAACAGAAGCTCATCGACGAGGGATTCGATCCCAAACCCAAACTGCTTTCTCAGCGTCTGGGCGTTTCCGAACGCGAGATCGTGGATATGGATCAGCGCCTGGACGGCTGGGACATCTCACTGGACGCGCCGCTCAAGGAAGATTCGGATACCGAACGGATCGAGTTCATGAGCACGGAGGCGGAGTCGGCGGAAGAGACGGTGGCCAAAAAGGAGATGGAGTCCCTGCTCAATGAGAAAATCGCGGCCTTCAGAACCCAGATGACCGAAAGGGAACTGGACATTTTCGACCGCCGGATTTTTTCCGATACGCCGGTCACCCTTCAGGAGATCGGCGACAAATACGGCATTTCCCGCGAACGGGTGCGGCAGGTGGAAAAAAACGTCGTTAAAAAGATGAGGGATTATTTCAAAAAGGAAATTCCCGATTTCGAGACCTATACCGAGGGCGTTTCCTGA
- a CDS encoding lipoprotein insertase outer membrane protein LolB, with protein sequence MNELSSRSYLPAVVLLLCIGAALWGCAYGPQVEVPSDPAAEELATRLKTANAGLKRFKCLGKMTLAAPGQPAQSFRAAMAGALDDRLRIDMLAPFGGSAGTFSSDGQHLFLVRHPSGEYYKKRYGSGSLKRMLQIDVSVADLLELMVGRIPIAENGAVRLMPSGEGAAAQLLVVDGQGRTRQRIGLDANGDPVDSQWFDSDQRATHALVMKGRQVVDGYALPRRIDLTGGKGERVTLILERYEANVPLDDQLFAPPRQQP encoded by the coding sequence ATGAACGAACTCTCTTCACGTTCGTACCTGCCGGCAGTTGTGTTGCTGCTGTGCATTGGGGCCGCTTTGTGGGGATGCGCGTACGGTCCACAGGTCGAAGTGCCAAGCGATCCGGCCGCCGAAGAGCTGGCGACCCGGCTCAAAACGGCCAACGCCGGTCTGAAGCGTTTTAAATGCCTGGGGAAAATGACCCTGGCCGCTCCCGGGCAGCCGGCCCAGTCCTTTCGGGCGGCCATGGCCGGCGCGTTGGACGATCGTCTGCGGATCGACATGCTCGCCCCTTTCGGCGGTTCCGCCGGCACTTTTTCCAGCGATGGCCAGCATCTGTTTCTTGTCAGGCACCCGTCCGGTGAATATTATAAAAAACGATACGGCAGCGGCAGTCTCAAGCGCATGCTCCAGATCGATGTCAGCGTAGCCGACCTGCTGGAACTGATGGTCGGGCGGATACCGATTGCTGAGAACGGGGCGGTCCGGTTGATGCCTTCGGGCGAAGGCGCTGCGGCCCAGCTGCTTGTTGTCGACGGGCAGGGCAGGACCCGTCAGCGCATCGGCCTGGACGCCAACGGTGACCCCGTTGATTCTCAATGGTTCGACAGCGACCAGCGTGCGACCCATGCCTTGGTTATGAAAGGCCGGCAGGTCGTCGACGGCTACGCGCTGCCCCGGCGGATCGATTTGACCGGTGGCAAAGGGGAGCGGGTAACCCTGATCCTGGAACGATACGAAGCCAACGTCCCGCTGGACGACCAACTCTTCGCGCCGCCCAGGCAGCAGCCATGA
- a CDS encoding Mut7-C RNAse domain-containing protein translates to MKRKFHFAADAALGKLARHLRAAGFDTRSAPQSAQSDFWQTLDPKRIILTRTTNLRRRFKDRHPVFIRENDPWRQFLQVMRELKIKADDLDPFSRCVVCNCRLRETDRQMVKGRVPDYVWQRHARFRTCDQCRRLYWAGSHPVRMEERMAAIFSTQPRKRNDECETT, encoded by the coding sequence ATGAAAAGGAAATTTCATTTTGCAGCCGATGCCGCGCTGGGAAAGCTGGCGCGCCACCTGCGCGCCGCCGGTTTCGACACTAGGAGCGCGCCCCAGAGCGCGCAGTCCGATTTCTGGCAAACGCTTGACCCGAAACGGATTATCCTGACCCGAACGACGAACCTGCGGCGGCGATTCAAAGACCGCCATCCGGTGTTCATTCGCGAAAACGATCCGTGGCGCCAATTTTTGCAGGTGATGCGGGAATTGAAAATAAAAGCCGATGACCTGGATCCCTTCAGCCGCTGTGTGGTCTGCAATTGCAGGCTGCGTGAAACGGACCGGCAGATGGTGAAGGGTCGCGTGCCGGACTACGTCTGGCAGCGCCACGCCCGATTTCGGACCTGCGATCAATGCCGGCGTTTATACTGGGCGGGAAGCCACCCTGTCCGGATGGAAGAACGGATGGCAGCCATTTTTTCAACCCAACCGAGAAAGAGAAACGATGAGTGCGAAACCACCTGA
- a CDS encoding PilZ domain-containing protein — MVERRKYKRYPMPEGTFAILRNEMKRLRNHDRMSIGEIAMVLYKSDPEVMGQVTDMSLGGLAVRWNAGALPERGDVELDLIMAEQGIYLHNIPYKTVEPKAVAKNDQRSAGTQRNAFRFTRLDTELKNRLRGLLAHHVG, encoded by the coding sequence ATGGTTGAACGACGAAAGTACAAACGCTACCCGATGCCCGAAGGAACATTCGCCATTCTGCGAAACGAGATGAAACGCCTTCGCAATCACGACCGGATGAGTATCGGCGAGATTGCAATGGTCTTGTACAAATCCGATCCGGAGGTTATGGGCCAGGTGACGGATATGAGCCTGGGCGGACTCGCAGTCCGGTGGAACGCCGGCGCCCTGCCGGAACGCGGCGACGTGGAACTGGATCTGATCATGGCTGAACAGGGTATCTATCTGCACAATATCCCCTATAAGACCGTTGAACCGAAAGCTGTCGCGAAAAATGACCAGAGATCGGCCGGTACGCAACGAAACGCCTTTCGTTTCACCCGCCTCGATACGGAATTGAAAAATCGTTTGCGGGGGCTGCTGGCTCACCATGTCGGTTGA